A genomic segment from Halorubrum depositum encodes:
- the guaB gene encoding IMP dehydrogenase → METNSGRFSAKLDVPEALTFDDVLLRPKESRVEPDDADLSARVSRNVELTVPVLSAAMDTVTESDLAIAMAREGGLGVLHRNMTVEETAAEVERVKRAHELVIRRENVVTVAPDDTVREADSLMEREGVSGAPVVDEDDAVLGIISGTDIRPYLEVGEDDAVSEAMTDEVITASEDVDAREALELMYDHKIERVPIVDGDDRLVGLVTMQGILQRREHEEAARDERGRLLAGVAVGPFEEERAIAADEADVDVIFIDCAHAHNLNVLDSARAIKGTVDADVVVGNVGTREAAEAAVDFADGLKVGIGPGSICTTRVVSGAGMPQMTAVSEVADVASEHGVPVIADGGIRYSGDAIKALAAGANAVMLGSYFAGTDEAPGRVITMQGKKYKQYRGMGSVGAMKSGGGDRYLKEEDEDEEFVPEGVEAATPYKGSLASELHQLTGGICSGMGYVGAATVPELHERAEFVRVSSAGQTEGHPHDVMITDEAPNYSPNE, encoded by the coding sequence ATGGAGACCAACTCCGGTCGATTCTCTGCGAAGCTCGACGTGCCGGAAGCGCTGACGTTCGACGACGTGCTCCTCCGACCCAAGGAGAGCCGGGTGGAGCCCGACGACGCCGACCTCTCCGCGCGCGTCTCGAGGAACGTCGAACTCACCGTACCGGTCCTCTCGGCGGCGATGGACACCGTCACCGAGAGCGACCTCGCGATCGCGATGGCCCGCGAGGGCGGGCTCGGCGTCCTCCACCGCAACATGACCGTCGAGGAGACGGCCGCCGAGGTCGAGCGCGTCAAGCGCGCCCACGAGCTCGTCATCCGCCGGGAGAACGTCGTGACGGTCGCGCCCGACGACACGGTTCGGGAGGCCGACTCCCTGATGGAGCGCGAGGGCGTCTCCGGCGCCCCGGTCGTCGACGAGGACGACGCCGTCCTCGGGATCATCTCCGGGACCGACATCCGCCCCTACCTCGAGGTCGGCGAGGACGACGCCGTCAGCGAGGCGATGACCGACGAGGTCATCACCGCGTCGGAGGACGTCGACGCCCGCGAGGCGCTCGAACTGATGTACGACCACAAGATCGAGCGCGTCCCGATCGTCGACGGCGACGACCGGCTCGTCGGGCTCGTCACCATGCAGGGCATCCTCCAGCGCCGCGAGCACGAGGAGGCCGCCCGCGACGAGCGCGGGCGCCTGCTCGCGGGGGTCGCCGTCGGGCCCTTCGAGGAGGAGCGCGCGATCGCGGCCGACGAGGCCGACGTCGACGTGATCTTCATCGACTGCGCGCACGCTCACAACCTCAACGTGCTCGACTCCGCCCGGGCGATCAAAGGGACCGTCGACGCCGACGTCGTCGTCGGCAACGTCGGGACTCGCGAGGCCGCCGAGGCCGCCGTCGACTTCGCCGACGGGCTGAAGGTGGGGATCGGGCCGGGGTCGATCTGCACCACGCGCGTCGTGAGCGGCGCCGGGATGCCCCAGATGACCGCGGTCTCGGAGGTCGCGGACGTCGCGTCCGAACACGGCGTCCCGGTGATCGCCGACGGCGGGATCCGCTACTCCGGCGACGCGATCAAGGCGCTCGCCGCGGGCGCGAACGCGGTGATGCTGGGCTCGTACTTCGCCGGCACCGACGAGGCGCCCGGCCGCGTCATCACGATGCAGGGGAAGAAGTACAAGCAGTACCGCGGGATGGGCTCCGTCGGCGCGATGAAGTCCGGCGGCGGCGACCGGTATCTCAAGGAAGAGGACGAAGACGAGGAGTTCGTCCCCGAGGGCGTCGAGGCCGCGACCCCGTACAAGGGGAGCCTCGCCTCGGAGCTCCACCAGCTCACCGGCGGCATCTGCTCCGGGATGGGGTACGTCGGCGCCGCGACCGTCCCCGAACTCCACGAGCGCGCCGAGTTCGTCCGCGTCTCCAGCGCCGGCCAGACCGAGGGCCACCCGCACGACGTGATGATCACCGACGAGGCGCCGAACTACAGCCCGAACGAGTGA
- a CDS encoding HalX domain-containing protein codes for MSEQPPLVLVVEDEPDLADLYAAWLGDEYRVRTAYGGQEALDRLDEVDDDVDAILLDRRMPGLSGDEVLAAVRERGIDCRVAMVTAVEPDFDILKMGFDDYLVKPVTSDTLKDTVTGLLRRGEYDTEVQELFSLTSKKAMLETEKSATELADNEEYRRLTDRIAELRSQADESLEAVTEDDEDFAKLFQEFDDGN; via the coding sequence ATGAGTGAGCAACCGCCGCTGGTCCTCGTGGTCGAGGACGAACCGGACCTGGCCGACCTGTACGCCGCGTGGCTCGGCGACGAGTATCGCGTTCGGACCGCGTACGGCGGCCAGGAGGCGCTCGATCGGCTCGACGAGGTCGACGACGACGTCGATGCGATCCTCTTGGACAGGCGGATGCCCGGCCTCTCGGGCGACGAGGTGTTGGCGGCCGTCCGCGAGCGCGGTATCGACTGCCGGGTCGCGATGGTCACCGCCGTCGAACCCGACTTCGACATCCTGAAGATGGGGTTCGACGACTACCTCGTGAAACCCGTCACCAGCGACACCCTCAAGGACACGGTCACGGGGCTGTTGCGACGGGGCGAGTACGACACGGAGGTACAGGAGCTGTTCTCGCTGACCTCGAAGAAGGCGATGCTGGAGACCGAGAAGAGCGCCACCGAGCTCGCCGACAACGAGGAGTACCGCCGCCTCACCGACCGGATAGCGGAGCTTCGATCGCAGGCCGACGAGTCGCTGGAGGCGGTCACCGAGGACGACGAGGACTTCGCGAAGCTGTTTCAGGAGTTCGACGACGGGAACTGA
- a CDS encoding DEAD/DEAH box helicase — MRVSDLPLAEPYVDHFAERGIRELYPPQAAAVDAGVCEGANVVAAIPTASGKTFVAELGLLTADGPGLYVCPLRALAREKYEAFAALPGVDVGISTGDFDATGEALAGNDVVVATSEKVDSAIRNGADWVDELACVVVDEVHLLGAERRGPTLEVTLATLRRRNPDVQVVALSATVDNPEAIAGWLDATLVESDWRPVDLRTGVAVGGHVEFDDGTAIDVAVDGERSGETADAEEADNVDDDDDGPDDSEVTAALVADTVVDGGQSLAFVRSRTEAVALAERLAEDGLAEGMGIEAAAAAAADEVEDVDGTVTGRQLADCLRSGVAFHHAGLRSGHRSVVEAAFRDRDVACICATPTLAAGVNVPARRVVVRDQKRYAGSAMEWLPTLEVHQMCGRAGRPGLDPHGEAVLVGDADTEAELIERYVEGEPEAVESKLADPASLRTHVLSAIATGFAETEEEILGVFEGTFYAREAGAGGLADAVAVAVDDLVAAGMVRRETGGVDAYRLVATPVGETTSKQYVRPETGERIVAGLRTAAGMETATTLTVFEVICDTPDMQDTYLGNEERADIYRFARANAGQLTTSMGETDDFEEWLESVKTARILDEWIGGATVEELVEAYRIGPGDLDSRIERAEWLLSAAEALAETTGVSVPAVSRARARL; from the coding sequence ATGCGCGTCAGCGACCTCCCGCTCGCGGAGCCGTACGTCGACCACTTCGCCGAGCGGGGGATCCGCGAGCTGTACCCGCCGCAGGCGGCCGCCGTCGACGCCGGCGTCTGCGAGGGTGCGAACGTCGTCGCCGCGATCCCCACCGCCTCGGGCAAGACGTTCGTCGCCGAGCTGGGGCTGTTGACCGCGGACGGCCCGGGGCTGTACGTCTGTCCGCTCCGCGCGCTCGCCCGGGAGAAGTACGAGGCGTTCGCCGCGCTGCCCGGCGTCGACGTTGGGATCTCCACCGGTGACTTCGACGCCACGGGCGAGGCGCTCGCCGGCAACGACGTCGTCGTCGCCACCAGCGAGAAGGTGGACTCGGCGATCCGAAACGGGGCCGACTGGGTCGACGAGCTCGCCTGCGTCGTCGTCGACGAGGTCCACCTCCTCGGCGCGGAGCGCCGCGGCCCGACGCTCGAAGTGACGCTCGCGACGCTGCGCCGCCGGAACCCCGACGTGCAGGTCGTCGCGCTCTCGGCCACCGTCGACAACCCGGAGGCGATCGCCGGGTGGCTGGACGCGACGCTCGTCGAGTCCGACTGGCGCCCCGTCGACCTCCGGACCGGCGTCGCCGTCGGCGGGCACGTCGAATTCGACGACGGGACGGCGATCGACGTCGCGGTCGACGGCGAGCGGAGCGGTGAGACCGCCGACGCCGAGGAGGCCGACAACGTCGACGACGACGACGACGGCCCGGACGACAGCGAGGTCACGGCCGCGCTCGTCGCCGACACGGTCGTCGACGGCGGCCAGTCGCTCGCGTTCGTCCGGTCGCGGACCGAGGCGGTCGCGCTGGCGGAGCGGCTCGCCGAGGACGGGCTCGCCGAGGGGATGGGGATCGAGGCGGCTGCGGCGGCGGCCGCCGACGAGGTCGAAGACGTCGACGGCACGGTCACCGGGCGACAGCTCGCCGACTGCCTCCGGTCGGGCGTGGCGTTCCACCACGCCGGGCTCCGCTCCGGGCACCGCTCCGTCGTCGAGGCGGCGTTCCGCGACCGCGACGTCGCCTGCATCTGCGCGACGCCGACGCTCGCCGCCGGCGTCAACGTCCCCGCGCGGCGCGTCGTGGTCCGCGACCAGAAGCGCTACGCCGGGTCGGCGATGGAGTGGCTCCCGACGCTGGAGGTCCACCAGATGTGCGGCCGCGCGGGCCGCCCCGGGCTCGACCCGCACGGCGAGGCGGTGCTCGTCGGCGACGCCGACACCGAGGCCGAGCTCATCGAGCGGTACGTGGAGGGCGAGCCCGAGGCCGTCGAGTCGAAGCTCGCCGACCCCGCGTCCCTCCGCACGCACGTCCTCTCCGCGATAGCGACCGGGTTCGCCGAGACGGAAGAGGAGATCCTCGGCGTGTTCGAGGGCACCTTCTACGCCCGGGAGGCGGGCGCCGGCGGCCTCGCCGACGCCGTCGCCGTCGCGGTCGACGACCTCGTCGCCGCCGGGATGGTCCGCCGGGAGACCGGCGGCGTCGACGCGTACCGGCTGGTGGCCACGCCGGTCGGCGAGACCACCTCGAAGCAGTATGTCAGGCCGGAGACCGGCGAGCGGATCGTCGCCGGGCTCCGGACCGCCGCCGGGATGGAGACCGCGACGACGCTCACCGTCTTCGAGGTGATCTGCGACACTCCCGACATGCAGGACACGTACCTCGGCAACGAGGAGCGCGCCGATATCTACCGGTTCGCCCGGGCGAACGCGGGACAGCTGACCACGTCGATGGGCGAGACCGACGACTTCGAGGAGTGGCTGGAGTCGGTGAAGACCGCCCGGATCCTCGACGAGTGGATCGGCGGCGCCACCGTCGAGGAGCTCGTCGAGGCGTACCGGATCGGGCCGGGCGATCTCGACTCGCGAATCGAGCGCGCGGAGTGGCTACTGAGCGCGGCCGAGGCGCTCGCGGAGACGACCGGCGTGAGCGTGCCGGCGGTCTCGCGGGCGAGAGCGCGGCTGTGA
- a CDS encoding phytoene/squalene synthase family protein, which translates to MSGRAHDPVEPDLSWCHEAVQGVSRTFALTVDVLEEPMASQICVGYLLCRVADTVEDAGHIPPEAQSDVLRTYRDAVDPETEVEIGEFRDAVDEWLPAPAERDEDWEVVAEAPTIVATFEDLDPEAREAIVPPVLEMVDGMAMFVDRHATEGGLRIDDRDELEQYCYYAAGTVGNLITNLLTRGDVGDERARRLRETAEEFGLLLQLVNVSKDVYDDYTEENNVYLPAEWLADEGVEQERVVHPENRESSARVVGRTAEYARSFLDDAQAYLETMPLSNGNTMEAWTVPYLLAVGTLRELNSRPEDALTETGVKVSRQEVFAVMSVAGEVGRDSLADLRRTIARTPFHRAVEPAD; encoded by the coding sequence ATGAGCGGACGAGCACACGACCCCGTCGAGCCCGACCTCTCGTGGTGTCACGAGGCGGTTCAGGGCGTTTCTCGGACCTTCGCGCTGACGGTCGACGTATTGGAGGAGCCGATGGCCTCGCAGATCTGCGTCGGCTACCTCCTCTGTCGCGTCGCCGACACCGTCGAGGACGCCGGCCACATCCCTCCGGAAGCGCAGAGCGACGTGCTGCGCACGTACCGCGACGCCGTCGACCCCGAGACGGAGGTCGAGATCGGCGAGTTCCGCGACGCGGTCGACGAGTGGCTCCCGGCGCCCGCCGAGCGCGACGAGGACTGGGAGGTCGTCGCCGAGGCCCCGACGATCGTGGCGACGTTCGAGGACTTAGACCCGGAGGCCCGCGAGGCCATCGTCCCGCCTGTACTGGAGATGGTCGACGGGATGGCGATGTTCGTCGACCGCCACGCCACCGAGGGCGGGCTCCGCATCGACGACCGCGACGAGTTAGAGCAGTACTGCTACTACGCCGCCGGCACCGTCGGCAACCTCATCACGAACCTCCTCACCCGCGGCGACGTCGGCGACGAGCGGGCGCGGCGCCTCCGCGAGACCGCCGAGGAGTTCGGCCTCCTCCTCCAGCTCGTGAACGTCTCGAAGGACGTGTACGACGACTACACCGAGGAGAACAACGTCTACCTCCCGGCCGAGTGGCTGGCCGACGAGGGGGTCGAACAGGAGCGCGTCGTCCACCCCGAGAACCGGGAGTCGTCCGCCCGCGTCGTCGGACGCACGGCGGAGTACGCCCGGTCGTTCCTCGACGACGCGCAGGCGTACCTGGAGACGATGCCGCTCTCGAACGGGAACACGATGGAGGCGTGGACCGTGCCGTACCTGCTCGCGGTCGGCACCCTCCGCGAGCTCAACTCCCGGCCCGAGGACGCGCTCACCGAGACCGGCGTGAAGGTGTCCAGACAGGAGGTGTTCGCGGTGATGTCCGTCGCCGGCGAGGTCGGCCGCGACTCGCTGGCCGACCTCCGGCGGACGATCGCCCGGACGCCGTTCCACCGGGCCGTCGAGCCGGCCGACTGA
- a CDS encoding acyl-CoA dehydrogenase family protein: protein MDFALSEEQRQIRDTVAAFVDEEVVPRAAEIDETDEFPADLIDEMAELGLMGMPFPVEYEGAGLDYHSYAIGLAEISRGSGGLGTVVAAHTSLAGNMLYEFGDERQKETYLSALNTGEEIGAFALSEAEAGSDVPAMTTTAEREAQSATERSGVAAERDGDGYLVNGGKLWISNGSVADTVTLFAKTDPDAGRKGISSFVVRPEEDDGFIVEGTEEKLGDKGCPTAELRFDDMWIPEDRRIGEEGEGFVQALKTLNGGRITIAARSVGIARAALDEAKSYAQEREQFDRPIADFQAIQHKLADMDTKARAAELLMHEAADLKMRGEGYIKEAAQAKLYASEISREVANEGIQIHGGYGYTKDFPAERFYRDAKLNEIYEGTSEVLRNTIAQQILDE, encoded by the coding sequence ATGGACTTCGCGCTCTCCGAGGAGCAGCGTCAGATCCGCGACACCGTCGCGGCGTTCGTCGACGAGGAGGTCGTCCCCCGGGCCGCCGAGATCGACGAGACCGACGAGTTCCCGGCCGACCTGATCGACGAGATGGCCGAGCTCGGGCTCATGGGAATGCCGTTCCCGGTCGAGTACGAGGGCGCCGGACTCGACTACCACAGCTACGCGATCGGCCTCGCCGAGATCTCGCGCGGCTCCGGCGGGCTCGGCACCGTCGTCGCCGCCCACACCTCGCTCGCCGGTAACATGCTGTACGAGTTCGGCGACGAGCGACAGAAGGAGACCTACCTCAGCGCGCTCAACACCGGCGAGGAGATCGGGGCGTTCGCGCTCTCGGAGGCCGAGGCCGGCTCGGACGTGCCGGCGATGACCACGACGGCAGAGCGCGAGGCGCAAAGCGCCACGGAACGGAGCGGCGTCGCCGCGGAGCGCGACGGCGACGGCTACCTCGTCAACGGCGGGAAGCTCTGGATCTCCAACGGCTCCGTCGCGGACACGGTCACGCTGTTCGCGAAGACCGACCCCGACGCGGGTCGGAAGGGTATCTCCTCGTTCGTCGTCCGACCCGAGGAGGACGACGGGTTTATCGTCGAAGGCACGGAGGAGAAGCTCGGCGACAAGGGGTGTCCGACCGCCGAGCTCCGGTTCGACGACATGTGGATCCCCGAGGACCGCCGGATCGGCGAGGAGGGCGAGGGGTTCGTCCAAGCCCTGAAGACGCTGAACGGCGGCCGGATCACGATCGCGGCGCGCTCCGTCGGCATCGCGCGAGCCGCCCTCGACGAGGCCAAGTCGTACGCGCAGGAGCGCGAGCAGTTCGACCGCCCCATCGCCGACTTCCAGGCCATCCAGCACAAGCTTGCCGACATGGACACGAAGGCCCGCGCCGCGGAACTGCTGATGCACGAGGCGGCGGACCTGAAAATGCGCGGGGAGGGGTACATCAAGGAGGCCGCGCAGGCGAAGCTGTACGCCTCCGAGATCTCCCGGGAGGTCGCCAACGAGGGGATCCAGATCCACGGCGGCTACGGCTACACGAAGGACTTCCCGGCCGAGCGCTTCTACCGCGACGCGAAGCTGAACGAGATTTACGAGGGGACCAGCGAGGTCCTGCGGAACACCATCGCACAGCAGATACTCGACGAGTAG
- a CDS encoding PH domain-containing protein translates to MKLAPQSVPYRALQKVSGFVVIAFFVANSNDWGLPAAAAAGGAILLAALAYETAYYRRFDYELTEDTLDISSGVISRREREIPYRRIQNVDVSQSVIQRAIGIAAVDLETAGGSSTEGSIRFVKPDEATRLRREVQRRKSGSSAAESSGAEGAGETAAGDAVGPAEEELFAISPGELALVGALSFDGRLIGLLVFLSSGSVPVLSGFIPEASAAALTATAVVAVGGLFLVSWVLGAGVAFSNYYGFRLSRAGDELRYERGLFRRYSGSIPTEKVQTLMVSDNPAKRALGYASLSIETAGYAPGQSGDGGSQAAVPIATTDRVYRLAHEVESFGTPTFSRPPKRIRWRYAVRYALVVAVLVGIAFAIDWYVTPDLPWYGPAILLLAVPPAAHLKWKHRGYWLGDDHLLTRNGFWSRTVTVVPYYRIQTVIDSRTIFQRRWNVATIVADTAGSSSLGGTSAAAVDFELEEAIELRETLQERLQSALTTHRDRRDRFEWFEGDVDEIVESGPDDDDASDAAGAEIADAEDTADAAADPTGAAEVADATGIPDAEATDVDDTEETETGPEIPDDGVVRPDFSTSERDYSEPAERIDTGEYAVDRFPSDADVAHRGGEREEGEKEEGDDEPADDEK, encoded by the coding sequence GTGAAGCTCGCGCCCCAGTCGGTCCCGTACCGCGCGCTCCAGAAGGTGTCGGGATTCGTCGTGATCGCCTTCTTCGTCGCGAACAGCAACGACTGGGGGCTCCCGGCGGCGGCCGCCGCCGGCGGGGCGATCCTCCTCGCGGCGCTCGCGTACGAGACCGCCTACTACCGGCGGTTCGACTACGAGCTCACCGAGGACACGCTCGACATCTCCTCCGGGGTCATCTCGCGGCGCGAGCGGGAGATCCCCTACCGCCGGATCCAGAACGTCGACGTGAGCCAGAGCGTGATCCAGCGGGCGATCGGGATCGCCGCGGTCGATCTCGAGACCGCGGGCGGCTCCTCCACGGAGGGGTCGATCCGGTTCGTCAAGCCGGACGAGGCGACCCGGCTCCGCCGCGAGGTCCAGCGTCGCAAGTCCGGCTCGTCGGCCGCCGAGTCGAGCGGGGCGGAGGGGGCCGGCGAGACCGCCGCCGGCGACGCGGTCGGTCCGGCGGAGGAGGAGCTGTTCGCCATCTCGCCCGGCGAGCTCGCCCTCGTCGGCGCGCTGTCGTTCGACGGGCGGCTCATCGGCCTACTGGTCTTCCTGAGCTCGGGATCGGTCCCGGTTCTCTCGGGATTCATCCCCGAGGCGTCCGCCGCCGCGCTCACCGCGACCGCGGTCGTCGCCGTCGGCGGGCTGTTCCTCGTGTCGTGGGTCCTCGGCGCGGGGGTCGCGTTCTCGAACTACTACGGGTTCCGCCTCTCGCGGGCCGGCGACGAGCTCCGGTACGAGCGCGGCTTGTTCCGGCGGTACAGCGGCTCGATCCCGACCGAGAAGGTCCAGACGCTGATGGTCTCCGACAACCCGGCGAAGCGGGCCCTCGGCTACGCGAGCCTCTCGATCGAGACCGCCGGCTACGCGCCCGGCCAGTCCGGCGATGGGGGGAGTCAGGCGGCGGTTCCCATCGCGACGACGGACCGCGTCTACCGGCTCGCCCACGAGGTGGAGTCGTTCGGGACGCCGACGTTCTCCCGGCCGCCGAAGCGGATCCGATGGCGCTACGCCGTCCGGTACGCGCTCGTCGTCGCAGTCCTCGTCGGGATCGCGTTCGCGATCGACTGGTACGTGACCCCCGATCTCCCGTGGTACGGCCCGGCGATCCTGTTGCTCGCCGTGCCGCCCGCCGCGCACCTGAAGTGGAAGCACCGCGGCTACTGGCTCGGCGACGACCACCTCCTCACGCGAAACGGCTTCTGGAGTCGGACCGTGACGGTCGTCCCGTACTACCGGATCCAGACCGTCATCGACAGCCGGACGATATTCCAGCGCCGCTGGAACGTGGCGACGATCGTCGCCGACACCGCCGGGAGCAGCTCGCTCGGCGGCACGTCGGCCGCCGCCGTCGACTTCGAGCTCGAGGAGGCGATCGAGCTCCGCGAGACGTTACAGGAGCGGCTCCAGTCGGCGCTCACCACTCACCGCGACCGGCGCGACCGCTTCGAGTGGTTCGAGGGCGACGTCGACGAGATCGTCGAGTCGGGTCCCGACGACGACGATGCGAGTGACGCCGCCGGAGCGGAGATCGCGGACGCCGAAGACACGGCTGACGCCGCCGCAGACCCCACCGGCGCCGCGGAGGTCGCGGACGCGACCGGGATCCCCGACGCCGAAGCCACCGACGTCGACGACACCGAAGAGACCGAGACGGGCCCTGAGATACCCGACGACGGTGTGGTCAGACCCGACTTCTCCACCAGCGAGCGCGACTACTCCGAGCCTGCCGAGCGGATCGACACCGGCGAGTACGCGGTGGACCGCTTCCCCTCGGACGCGGACGTGGCGCATCGCGGAGGCGAACGGGAGGAAGGGGAGAAGGAGGAGGGCGACGACGAGCCCGCTGACGACGAGAAATAG
- a CDS encoding PH domain-containing protein, with the protein MTSQSLHPRVRVVWVLRAVIVAAVFALPFAGGVYIDRLPRWAPLAAGGVVLALGVTHALLKYRRWSYEIREDALYLDRGVVTQVRTTVPLVRIQHVDSRRGPVERGVGLASCVVYTAGSRGADVRIPGLTPDGASDLREELKRLAIRADGEDAV; encoded by the coding sequence ATGACGTCGCAGTCGCTGCATCCTCGCGTTCGGGTCGTGTGGGTCCTCCGCGCGGTGATCGTCGCGGCGGTGTTCGCCCTCCCCTTCGCCGGCGGGGTCTACATCGACCGCCTCCCGAGGTGGGCGCCCCTCGCCGCCGGCGGCGTCGTCCTCGCGCTCGGCGTGACCCACGCTCTGCTCAAGTACCGGCGGTGGAGCTACGAGATCCGCGAGGACGCGCTGTACCTCGACCGCGGCGTGGTCACGCAGGTCCGGACGACGGTGCCGCTGGTGCGGATCCAGCACGTCGATTCCCGGCGCGGTCCGGTCGAGCGCGGCGTCGGGCTGGCCTCCTGCGTCGTCTACACGGCCGGCTCCCGCGGCGCGGACGTCCGGATTCCGGGACTGACGCCGGACGGCGCGAGCGACCTCCGCGAGGAGCTGAAGCGACTGGCGATCCGGGCTGACGGGGAGGACGCGGTGTGA
- a CDS encoding Glu/Leu/Phe/Val family dehydrogenase, with protein sequence MADDPFENMLAQMDRAEEYADVDHGVFERLKHPERTLKVTLPVELDSGEVEVFEGYRCQFDSARGPFKGGVRFHPTVTQREVEALAGWMTWKTALVDLPYGGAKGGVICEPKELTQNDLESLTRRYTEGIRRMIGPETDVPAPDMNTNPQTMAWMMDTYSMYEGHSVPQVVTGKPLEIGGTPGRVEATGRGVSIVTERLFEYLDRDLSEATVAIQGFGNVGSNAARLLDEAGARIVATSDVSGAAYDPDGLDVSALAAHVSAGGLIEEYVAGETRADRGDREGDGSADRWDDPDEIGNDELLTLDVDVLIPAAVEGVITADNVDDLRASAVVEAANGPTTVAADEVLTERDVQVVPDILANAGGVIVSYLEWVQNAQEFSWPLETVNAELERRIGTAFDQTIDQYDEKGLPDLRTAAYTLALERTASAHEYRGLFP encoded by the coding sequence ATGGCGGACGACCCGTTCGAGAACATGCTGGCACAGATGGACCGCGCGGAGGAGTACGCCGACGTGGACCACGGCGTCTTCGAGCGGCTCAAACACCCCGAGCGCACGCTCAAGGTCACGCTCCCGGTCGAGCTCGACTCCGGCGAGGTGGAGGTGTTCGAGGGGTATCGCTGCCAGTTCGACAGCGCGCGCGGGCCGTTCAAGGGCGGCGTCCGGTTCCACCCGACCGTCACCCAGCGGGAGGTCGAGGCGCTCGCGGGGTGGATGACGTGGAAGACCGCGCTCGTCGACCTCCCGTACGGCGGCGCCAAGGGCGGCGTGATCTGCGAGCCGAAGGAGCTCACTCAGAACGACTTGGAGAGCCTCACCCGTCGATACACGGAGGGGATCCGCCGGATGATCGGCCCCGAGACCGACGTGCCCGCGCCGGACATGAACACGAACCCGCAGACGATGGCGTGGATGATGGACACGTACTCGATGTACGAGGGCCACTCCGTCCCGCAGGTCGTCACCGGCAAGCCGCTAGAGATCGGCGGGACCCCGGGACGGGTCGAGGCCACGGGCCGCGGCGTCTCCATCGTCACCGAGCGGCTCTTCGAGTACCTCGACCGGGACCTCTCGGAGGCGACCGTCGCGATCCAGGGGTTCGGCAACGTCGGGTCGAACGCGGCCCGGCTCCTCGACGAGGCCGGCGCCCGGATCGTCGCCACCTCCGACGTGAGCGGGGCCGCCTACGACCCCGACGGGCTCGACGTGAGCGCGCTCGCCGCGCACGTGAGCGCGGGCGGGCTCATCGAGGAGTACGTCGCCGGCGAGACCCGCGCCGACCGCGGGGATCGCGAGGGAGACGGGAGCGCCGACCGCTGGGACGACCCGGACGAGATCGGCAACGACGAGCTGTTGACGCTCGACGTCGACGTCCTGATCCCGGCCGCCGTCGAGGGCGTGATCACCGCCGACAACGTCGACGACCTGCGCGCGTCGGCGGTCGTCGAGGCCGCGAACGGCCCCACCACCGTTGCGGCCGACGAGGTCCTGACCGAGCGCGACGTGCAGGTGGTGCCCGACATCCTCGCGAACGCCGGCGGCGTCATCGTCTCGTACCTGGAGTGGGTCCAGAACGCCCAGGAGTTCTCCTGGCCCCTGGAGACGGTGAACGCGGAGCTGGAACGCCGCATCGGGACGGCGTTCGACCAGACGATCGACCAGTACGACGAGAAGGGGCTCCCGGACCTCCGGACCGCGGCGTACACCCTCGCGCTCGAACGCACCGCGAGCGCCCACGAGTACCGCGGGCTCTTCCCGTAG
- a CDS encoding YqjF family protein has translation MVGRRWLEMTWRDGLFCHWPVEPAVVDDTLPDRLSVATYDGEAYLGVVAFVMEDIRSRGVPFGLSFPELNLRTYVEGPDGPGVYFYNLDADDRIGVAVARRLFALPYYRAEMSATRRDDGTVRFRSRRTHRGVPSARFDATYGPTDEAFAAESGSLAAFLLENYRFYARGNRLYHGEIAHEPWTLREGRVDVRENTLFEANGFERPAGGPIVHCAEPIEVSADRIRRA, from the coding sequence ATGGTCGGACGCCGCTGGCTGGAGATGACGTGGCGCGACGGGCTGTTCTGCCACTGGCCGGTCGAGCCCGCCGTCGTCGACGACACGCTCCCCGATCGGCTCTCGGTCGCCACCTACGACGGTGAGGCGTACCTCGGCGTCGTCGCCTTCGTGATGGAGGACATCCGTTCGCGGGGCGTCCCGTTCGGGCTCTCGTTCCCGGAGCTCAACCTCCGGACCTACGTCGAGGGTCCGGACGGCCCCGGCGTCTACTTCTACAACCTCGACGCCGACGACAGGATCGGCGTCGCGGTCGCCCGGCGGCTGTTCGCCCTGCCGTACTACCGCGCCGAGATGAGCGCGACCCGCCGCGACGACGGGACCGTCCGGTTCCGGAGCCGCCGGACGCACCGCGGCGTCCCGAGCGCCCGGTTCGACGCGACGTACGGTCCGACCGACGAGGCGTTCGCGGCCGAGTCGGGGTCGCTCGCGGCGTTCCTCCTCGAGAACTACCGCTTTTACGCCCGCGGGAACCGCCTCTATCACGGCGAGATCGCCCACGAGCCGTGGACGCTGCGCGAGGGGCGCGTCGACGTCCGGGAGAACACCCTGTTCGAGGCGAACGGCTTCGAGCGCCCCGCGGGCGGTCCGATCGTCCACTGCGCGGAGCCGATCGAGGTGAGCGCGGACCGGATCCGGCGGGCCTGA